Part of the Verrucomicrobiia bacterium genome, TTCCTCATCGTACGCGCCGGAAGCGGGTCATCCGAATCACGCGCCGATGCTTCAGGCGTTGGACAAACTTTTTGAGCGCTACCAATCCGATGGGAAAGTCGTGCTTGCCTGTGACACGATGGTTTATTACGGGCAGTTTTCGGAGTGAAGAATCAAGTCCCGCCGTGGGCGCTTCTCCCGCGAAGTCGGTCCCCATAGATCGCCGCTACAGTACGCGAAAAAGCGAAGCCGAAGCCTCGCTCTTGAAAATATGTTGTGGCGGATTAAGCGGTCGCGGGGGCGGCGGCGGAAGCTTCGGCAGCGGCAGTCTTGGCCGACGCTTTCGCAGCGGACTTGGCGGCGGCGGCATCCGCAGCAGCACTGCGGCCTTCTTTTTCCTTCACCAGCGTGGCGCCCTTGCCGAGGCGCTTGCGCAAGTAGGTGAGCTTCGCCCGGCGGACAGCGCCTTTACGCTCCACTTCAACGCGGTCAACGCGCGGCGAATGAATCGGGAACACGCGTTCCACACCTTCGCCGTAGCTGATGCGGCGCACGGTGAAGGTCGCGTTCATTCCATGTCCGCGGCGGCCGATGACCACGCCCGAGAAAATCTGGATGCGTTCCTTGTCGCCTTCAACAACCTTGGTGTGGACTTTGACAGAATCTCCCACGCTAAATTCAACCGCGGTTTTGCGATACTGTTCCGATTCAATTTTATCAAGTAATGCTTGGTTCATAAATTCTTTCCGGCGCTCACCGCGCCATTATTTTAAAATCATTTCAACAAATCTGGCCGGCGTTCCGCCGTGCGCACTCGCGCCTGCTTCGCCCGCCACTTCGCGATTTCTGCATGGTTGCCCGAGAGCAGCACGTCCGGCACCTTCATCCCGCGAAATTCCGCTGGCCGCGTGTAGTGCGGATACTCCAGCAAATTTTCGCTGAACGACTCGTCCCGCGAACTCTCGTCATCGCCCAGCACGCCGGGCAGCAGCCGCGTCACCGCGTCAATGATCACCATCGCCGGCAGCGCGCCATTCGTCAGCACATAATCGCCGATGGACAATTCGTCATCGGCCAGTTGCTCGCGGATCCGCTCGTCGAACCCTTCGTAACTGCCGCAAATCAACAGCAATTCTTCCTGCTGCGACAACTCACGCGCAATCGCCTGATCAAACTTCCGCCCCGTCGGCGAAAGCAAAATCACCCGCGTCTTGTCCGACGCCAATTTCTCCACCGCTTCAAAGATCGGCTCGGGCTTCAACAACATTCCCGGCCCGCCGCCAAACGGTTTATCATCCACCGTCTTGTGGCGGTCATGCGTGAAATCCCGTAGATTCACCACCGACAAATTCAACATCCCGTTCGTGCGCGCTCGCTGCACGATGCTCTCATCCAGCGGTCCCACGAACATCGCCGGAAACAAAGTCAGCACGTCTATCTTCATTAAACTCCCACGATCACGCGCAATCCACCACGATCCCCCGCACTCCGGCACGCGCACTAACGCCCCGCCTGCTCCTCGACAATCTCCAGGCTGCAACGCAAACCCTTCTTCGCGCTCCCCGCCAGCAACAACGACCGGATCGCGTTGATCGTCATCCCTTGGCGGCCGAT contains:
- the trmD gene encoding tRNA (guanosine(37)-N1)-methyltransferase TrmD, encoding MKIDVLTLFPAMFVGPLDESIVQRARTNGMLNLSVVNLRDFTHDRHKTVDDKPFGGGPGMLLKPEPIFEAVEKLASDKTRVILLSPTGRKFDQAIARELSQQEELLLICGSYEGFDERIREQLADDELSIGDYVLTNGALPAMVIIDAVTRLLPGVLGDDESSRDESFSENLLEYPHYTRPAEFRGMKVPDVLLSGNHAEIAKWRAKQARVRTAERRPDLLK
- the rplS gene encoding 50S ribosomal protein L19, yielding MNQALLDKIESEQYRKTAVEFSVGDSVKVHTKVVEGDKERIQIFSGVVIGRRGHGMNATFTVRRISYGEGVERVFPIHSPRVDRVEVERKGAVRRAKLTYLRKRLGKGATLVKEKEGRSAAADAAAAKSAAKASAKTAAAEASAAAPATA